In Microbacterium lushaniae, the following are encoded in one genomic region:
- a CDS encoding SDR family oxidoreductase has protein sequence MADMYTAQDPTTQYPRPPFPPQQQSGPGDIHQMDPAPDHGETTYIGFGRLPGRKALVTGADSGIGRAIAIAYAREGADVALSYLPEEQAQAEEVAALVEKEGRTAVLLPGDLQDEQTNVDIVEKTVAGLGGLDILVINAGTMPTVDSIDDFETKTLDHVVKTNIYPLFWLTKAASPHLKPGAAIITTSSIQGFQPSPSLAEYAVSKAGIANWTRALSQQLIERGIRVNGVAPGPVWTPLQPAFVPNEKIEEFGAQTPIGRAAQPVELAPAFVFLASQEASYILGETIAVTGGSPVH, from the coding sequence ATGGCCGACATGTACACCGCACAGGACCCCACGACGCAGTACCCGCGCCCGCCGTTCCCCCCGCAGCAGCAGTCGGGACCGGGCGACATCCACCAGATGGATCCGGCCCCCGACCACGGCGAGACCACCTACATCGGTTTCGGCCGGCTGCCCGGACGCAAGGCGCTCGTCACCGGCGCCGACTCCGGCATCGGGCGCGCGATCGCGATCGCCTACGCCCGCGAAGGCGCCGACGTCGCCCTGAGCTACCTGCCGGAAGAGCAGGCGCAGGCGGAGGAAGTGGCCGCGCTGGTCGAGAAGGAGGGGCGCACCGCCGTGCTCCTGCCCGGCGATCTGCAGGACGAGCAGACCAACGTCGACATCGTGGAGAAGACCGTCGCCGGACTCGGCGGCCTCGACATCCTGGTCATCAACGCGGGCACCATGCCCACCGTCGACAGCATCGACGACTTCGAGACCAAGACCCTCGACCATGTCGTGAAGACGAACATCTACCCGCTGTTCTGGCTGACGAAGGCGGCATCCCCGCACCTGAAGCCCGGCGCGGCCATCATCACCACCTCCAGCATCCAGGGCTTCCAGCCCTCGCCCTCGCTCGCGGAGTACGCCGTGTCCAAGGCCGGCATCGCCAACTGGACCCGGGCGCTGTCGCAGCAGCTCATCGAACGCGGCATCCGGGTCAACGGTGTGGCGCCGGGGCCGGTGTGGACACCGCTGCAGCCGGCGTTCGTCCCGAACGAGAAGATCGAGGAGTTCGGCGCGCAGACCCCGATCGGCCGCGCCGCGCAGCCGGTGGAACTCGCCCCCGCGTTCGTGTTCCTCGCGTCGCAGGAGGCCAGCTACATCCTGGGTGAGACGATCGCCGTGACCGGGGGCTCGCCCGTGCACTAG
- a CDS encoding Dps family protein: MATKNDKDTKSAPTRNRRRPARGGAGAGLTKEENAESGFTASAELSENLQKVLVDLIELSIQGKQAHWNVVGRNFRDTHLQLDEVIESAREFSDTVAERMRSLHALPDGRSDTVAETTSLPEFPQGEIDTAEVIDLITERLDAVTSMCREVHDDVDEEDPTSADILHAVLERLEQLSWMVSAENRTPSTRNA; encoded by the coding sequence ATGGCCACGAAGAACGACAAAGACACCAAGAGCGCCCCCACCCGCAACCGCCGCCGGCCGGCACGCGGCGGAGCCGGGGCTGGCCTGACGAAAGAGGAGAACGCCGAGAGCGGCTTCACCGCATCCGCGGAGCTGAGCGAGAACCTCCAGAAGGTGCTCGTCGACCTCATCGAGCTGTCGATCCAGGGCAAGCAGGCGCACTGGAACGTCGTGGGCAGGAACTTCCGCGACACCCACCTGCAGCTGGACGAAGTCATCGAATCCGCACGGGAATTCAGCGACACCGTCGCCGAGCGCATGCGCTCCCTCCACGCGCTGCCCGACGGCCGCAGCGACACCGTCGCCGAGACGACCAGCCTTCCGGAGTTCCCGCAGGGTGAGATCGACACCGCCGAGGTCATCGATCTCATCACCGAGCGCCTGGATGCCGTCACCTCGATGTGCCGCGAGGTGCACGACGACGTCGACGAGGAAGACCCGACCAGCGCCGACATCCTGCACGCCGTCCTGGAGCGGCTCGAGCAGCTCTCCTGGATGGTCAGCGCCGAGAACCGCACGCCCTCCACGCGCAACGCATAG
- a CDS encoding SRPBCC family protein — protein MVQIIETIDVDVPVRTAYNQWTQFETFPSFLDEVESIQQRDDTHLHWKVKVGGVEREFDAEVTEQHPDERVAWRSVGGETEHAGVVTFHKLSDTSTRVTVQIDWEPEGLLEKVGSLVGVGQHAVKKDLKNFKEFIESRGVETGQWREDVPR, from the coding sequence ATGGTTCAGATCATCGAGACCATCGACGTCGATGTGCCCGTGCGCACGGCATACAACCAGTGGACCCAGTTCGAGACCTTCCCCTCCTTCCTGGATGAGGTCGAGTCGATCCAGCAGCGCGACGACACCCACCTCCACTGGAAGGTGAAGGTCGGCGGCGTCGAACGCGAGTTCGACGCAGAGGTCACCGAGCAGCATCCCGACGAGCGCGTCGCATGGCGCAGCGTCGGCGGAGAGACCGAGCACGCGGGCGTGGTGACCTTCCACAAGCTCTCCGACACCTCCACGCGTGTCACGGTGCAGATCGACTGGGAGCCGGAAGGCCTGCTGGAGAAGGTCGGCTCGCTCGTCGGCGTCGGCCAGCACGCGGTCAAGAAGGACCTCAAGAACTTCAAGGAGTTCATCGAGAGCCGCGGCGTCGAGACCGGCCAGTGGCGCGAGGACGTGCCTCGCTGA
- a CDS encoding GNAT family N-acetyltransferase — MASSRSSEPQARVRPIETADAGEVLTLQRAAFVSEALIYGDVDTPPLTQTLPELEAELVENLGCVALDGSRIVAAARAQRDGDLLLIGRIAVAPDMQGAGLGSLILHAVEERGREAGAREAELFTGRLSEANLRLYTREGYRETERAGGETGEDQIFLRKSLVP, encoded by the coding sequence GTGGCATCGTCGCGGTCCTCTGAGCCGCAGGCTCGGGTCCGCCCCATCGAAACGGCCGACGCCGGCGAAGTGCTGACTCTGCAGCGCGCCGCATTCGTGTCGGAGGCCCTCATCTACGGCGACGTCGACACGCCGCCTCTGACGCAGACCCTCCCCGAACTCGAAGCCGAGCTGGTGGAGAACCTCGGATGCGTCGCGCTGGACGGCTCGCGCATCGTCGCGGCGGCACGCGCGCAGCGCGACGGCGACCTGCTGCTGATCGGCCGGATCGCCGTGGCGCCCGACATGCAGGGCGCCGGGCTGGGGTCCCTCATCCTGCACGCCGTGGAGGAGCGTGGCCGGGAGGCCGGGGCCCGCGAGGCGGAGCTGTTCACGGGGCGGCTGAGCGAAGCCAACCTCCGGCTGTACACGCGAGAGGGCTATCGCGAGACCGAGCGTGCCGGCGGCGAGACGGGCGAAGACCAGATCTTCCTCCGCAAGAGCCTCGTGCCCTGA
- a CDS encoding phosphoketolase, whose translation MDDETLRRLHAWWRAANYLSVGQIYLLDNPLLRQPLTREHVKPRLLGHFGTVPGLTLVYAHANRAIRERDLDALYVAGPGHGGPGVVACGWLDGTYTEVYPRITRDEEGMRRLFRQFSFPGGIPSHAAPETPGSIHEGGELGYSLSHAYGAAFDNPDLTVFCVVGDGEAETGPLATGWHGNKFIDPATDGAVLPILHLNGWKIANPTLLARIPDDELLSLMRGYGHEPILVSFEAGDEPDHVHRVFAEALDAALDRIRDIQRAAREDGSTERAIWPMIILRSPKGWTGPKQVDGLPVEGTWRAHQVPLPSARDTDEHLRQLEEWLRSYRPEELFDDDGTPLPDTVALAPEGPRRMSATPYANGGTIRTDLDLPDFRDFAVPVGAPGAEDGQATAVLGRFFAEVIRRNPHTFRLFGPDETASNRIAPAVYDATDKQWNAEFSPLDEHLARAGRVMEVLSEHQCQGWLEGYLLTGRHGVFNSYEAFVHIVDSMFNQHAKWLEASRPLEWRAPIASFNYLLSSHVWRQDHNGFTHQDPGFLDVAMNKSAEIVRVYLPFDANTLLSTYDHCLRSVDYINVVVAGKQPSPQWLGMDEAIAHCRRGLGTFAWAGTETEGRAPDVVLAAAGDVPTHETVAAAALLAQYAPDLSTRVVNVVDLMRLQSEDQHPHGLSDADFDGYFPPDVPTIFAFHGYPWLVHRLTYRRHGHDDLHVRGYKERGTTTTPFDMVMLNDLDRFQLAIDVLDRVPGGATRYAGLRQDLLDRRARARAYTREHGEDDPAVAEWRWGAALA comes from the coding sequence ATGGACGACGAGACCCTGCGGCGCCTGCATGCGTGGTGGCGGGCGGCCAACTACCTCAGCGTCGGGCAGATCTATCTCCTGGACAATCCGCTCCTGCGCCAGCCGCTGACGCGGGAGCACGTGAAACCTCGGCTGCTCGGTCACTTCGGCACCGTTCCCGGGCTCACCCTCGTCTACGCCCACGCCAACCGTGCGATCCGCGAGCGCGACCTCGACGCGCTGTACGTCGCCGGGCCCGGTCACGGCGGGCCCGGCGTCGTGGCGTGCGGGTGGTTGGACGGCACGTACACCGAGGTGTATCCGCGGATCACGCGGGATGAGGAAGGGATGCGGCGGTTGTTCCGCCAGTTCTCCTTCCCCGGCGGCATCCCCAGCCATGCCGCGCCCGAGACTCCGGGCTCCATCCACGAGGGCGGTGAGCTGGGGTACTCGCTCAGCCACGCCTACGGAGCGGCCTTCGACAACCCCGACCTGACGGTCTTCTGCGTCGTGGGCGACGGTGAGGCCGAGACGGGGCCGCTGGCGACCGGATGGCACGGCAACAAGTTCATCGACCCTGCCACCGACGGGGCGGTGCTGCCGATCCTGCACCTCAACGGCTGGAAGATCGCCAACCCGACGCTCCTGGCCCGCATCCCCGACGACGAGCTGCTGAGCCTGATGCGCGGGTACGGGCACGAGCCCATCCTCGTGTCGTTCGAGGCCGGCGACGAGCCGGACCACGTGCACCGGGTCTTCGCCGAGGCACTGGATGCGGCGCTGGACCGCATCCGCGACATCCAGCGCGCCGCGCGGGAGGACGGGTCCACCGAGCGCGCGATCTGGCCCATGATCATCCTGCGCTCGCCGAAGGGGTGGACCGGGCCGAAGCAGGTCGACGGGCTGCCGGTGGAGGGCACCTGGCGCGCGCACCAGGTGCCGCTGCCCTCCGCGCGCGATACCGACGAGCACCTCCGCCAGCTCGAGGAGTGGCTCCGGTCGTACCGGCCGGAGGAGCTGTTCGACGACGACGGGACGCCCCTGCCGGACACCGTCGCGCTCGCGCCCGAGGGCCCGCGGCGGATGTCGGCCACGCCGTACGCCAACGGCGGCACCATCCGAACCGACCTCGACCTGCCCGACTTCCGCGACTTCGCCGTGCCGGTCGGCGCGCCGGGGGCCGAGGACGGCCAGGCCACCGCCGTGCTGGGGCGCTTCTTCGCCGAGGTCATCCGGCGCAATCCGCACACCTTCCGGCTGTTCGGGCCCGACGAGACCGCCTCCAACCGGATCGCGCCGGCCGTCTACGACGCCACCGACAAGCAGTGGAACGCGGAGTTCTCACCGCTGGACGAGCACCTCGCCCGTGCGGGGCGGGTGATGGAGGTCCTCAGCGAGCACCAGTGCCAGGGGTGGCTCGAGGGGTATCTCCTCACCGGGCGGCACGGGGTGTTCAACAGCTACGAGGCGTTCGTGCACATCGTCGATTCGATGTTCAACCAGCACGCCAAGTGGCTGGAGGCGTCGCGGCCGCTGGAGTGGCGTGCGCCGATCGCGAGTTTCAACTATCTGCTGTCCAGCCACGTCTGGCGCCAGGACCACAACGGCTTCACGCATCAGGATCCGGGATTCCTGGACGTCGCGATGAACAAGAGCGCCGAGATCGTGCGGGTGTACCTGCCCTTCGACGCCAACACGCTGCTGAGCACGTACGACCACTGTCTGCGCTCGGTCGACTACATCAACGTCGTGGTCGCCGGCAAGCAGCCCTCGCCGCAGTGGCTGGGCATGGACGAGGCGATCGCGCACTGCCGCCGCGGGCTGGGCACCTTCGCGTGGGCGGGGACGGAGACGGAGGGGCGAGCTCCCGACGTGGTGCTCGCGGCGGCCGGGGATGTCCCCACGCACGAGACCGTCGCCGCGGCCGCGCTCCTGGCCCAGTACGCGCCCGATCTGTCCACCCGGGTCGTCAACGTCGTCGACCTCATGCGCCTTCAGTCGGAGGATCAGCATCCGCACGGTCTGAGCGACGCCGATTTCGACGGCTATTTCCCGCCCGACGTGCCGACGATCTTCGCCTTCCACGGCTATCCGTGGCTCGTGCACCGCCTCACCTACCGCCGGCACGGGCACGACGATCTCCACGTGCGCGGGTACAAGGAGCGCGGGACCACCACCACTCCGTTCGACATGGTGATGCTCAACGACCTCGACCGCTTCCAGCTCGCGATCGACGTGCTCGACCGCGTGCCCGGGGGCGCGACCCGCTACGCCGGGCTGCGGCAGGACCTCCTGGACCGTCGCGCCCGCGCTCGCGCCTACACGCGCGAGCACGGGGAGGACGACCCCGCCGTCGCCGAGTGGCGGTGGGGCGCGGCGCTCGCCTGA